TCGTGCGCGCGACGCGCAGGATGCGGTGGTAGGCGCGCGGCGACAGCGCGAGCCGGTTCATGGCGGCGGAGATGACCCGCCAGGATTCGTCCCCCAGGGCACAGTGGCGGGCCAGCGCGCGCGGGTCCAGAGCGGCGTTCAGCGCCCTGCCCTGACGGCGCGTCTGCCTGGCGCGTGCTCCCGCGACCCGCTCGGCGACGGACGCGGTGGACCGCCGGACGGTCTTCTCACTGGACGCGTCGCGAGCGGACGTTGCGGACGGCTGCTCCCTGAGCTGGTCGGCGTCCAGCAACGGCACCTCAACCCGCAGGTCGATCCGGTCCAGGAGGGGCCCGGAGATCCGCGCCCGATAGCGGCGCAGGTCCGACTCGGCGCACAGGCAGCGATCGCGGCCGTCCCCCAGGTAGCCGCACGGGCACGGGTTCATCGCCGCGACGAGCTGCACGCGCGCCGGAAACGCCGCCGACGCGCGCACGCGCACCACGTGGACGACTCCGGCCTCGAGCGGTTGCCGCAGCGCCTCGAGGGCGGCGCGGCGAAACTCCGGCAGCTCGTCCAGGAAGAGCACGCCGTGGTGGGCCAGCGAGATCTCGCCCGGCCGCGGGCCGGAGCCTCCGCCGACCAGGCCGGCGTCCGAGATGGAGTGGTGCGGGCTGCGGAACGGCGGCCGGCGGTCCAGGCCCAGTCGAGGCGAGCCCGCCGCTGAGTGGATGCGCGCTACGTCCAGCGCCTCGTCGGGCGCCAGGTCGGGGAGGATGGGTGGCAGCCTCACGGCCAGCATGGACTTGCCCGCGCCCGGTGGACCCACCAGCAGCAGGTTGTGTCCGCCCGCCGCGGCTATCTCGAGGGCGCGCTTGGCGAGTTCCTGGGCGCGCACGTCGGCCAGGTCGGCCCGGCGCGCCGGGCGCGGCGCGGGAGGCGGTGCGGCGACGGGCAAAGCTCGACGGCCCTGCAGGTGCGCCACCACGCCGCGCAGGTCGGTCGCCGACAGCACGCGAACCCCCGGCACGACCGCCGCCTCTTGGGCCGCGCGTTCGGGAAGAATCAGCGTTTTCAGCCCTTCGCGCGCGCAGCACACCGCCGCGGCGACGGCGCCTCGGACCGGCCGGAGCGCCCCGTCCAGCCCGAGCTCGCCGGCGAAGCAGTGGTCGAGCGCCGGCGCGGGAACCTGGCCGCTGGCCACCAGCAGCCCGACCGCGATCGGCAGGTCCAGCGCGCTCCCTTCCTTGGGGACGTCGGCGGGCGCGAGGTTGACCGTCACCTTCCTGGGGGGCGCCTCGAAGCCGCTGTTGCGCACCGCCGCGACCACCCGCTCGCGGCCCTCTCGTACCGCGCTGTGGGGCAGACCCACGACGCTCATGCCGGGGAGCCCAGCCGCCAGATGCACCTCCACGGCAACTGGATACGCTTCGACTCCTGCGACCGCGGCGCTGGTGAGGCGCGCGAGCACGTCAGTCGGCCGACGCGTCGGGCCGCGGGATGGCCGCCACGATGGGGTAGCCGGCGCGCCTGGAAAGCAGGTACATCCGTTCGGCGTCGAGCGCGAAGCGGTCGGCACCGAACGGCAGCCGCCAGCTCCCCAGATAGGCGCCGTCCGGCAGCGCGTAGCGATCGATCAGGCGGCGCGCGTCCTGCCCCTCGCCGTGGAAGAGAATCCACACCTCCTCGCCGACCACAGCTCCATCCAGCGCGGCCACCTTGTACTCCGCCAGCCTGGTCGACCGGCGCCGGCCGGACCGGTCGACGTCGACGCCGGGTGGGGCCATGGGCTCCACGTACGGCCGAAACGGCCCGAAGCCGCTCCCGCCGCCGTACCTGGCGAACCCCGCGGCCATCTTGTAGGCGAGTACGCACGGCCCGCCCGCTCCACCCAGCAGGAGCGCCTGCGTGGCCAGAGGCGGCGCGTCCTCCGGGTAGGGTCCGGGGATCGAATGCCTCCCCACTACCTCCCCGCGCTCGCTCAGGCGGAGCACCCGCGACCCCTCGGTCTGCGTTGTCAGGAGCCACTCCGCGTCCGGAAGCGAACACAGTGACTCGACGTAGGCGACGTCCCGGACGGGGATAGGCGAGACGGCGGCCCCGCCGCGGTCCAGTCTCGCGACGCGCGCGTTGCGGGCGTCGCCGATGGCCACGCCACCATCGGCCGTCACAGCGAAGTCGGTGGGACCGTCGAGCTCTCCCGGCCCGCCTCCATGCCGGCCGCGCGTCCAGATGTGCTCTCCGGTGCTCGCCTCGAACGCGGCCACTCTGTGCCCGAAGCGGTCCAGCACGAACACCCGGCCTGCCGCAGCGCGGATCGCCACCGGCATGAGCAGAACCGTGTCGGCCGGGTCGCCGCCGACGCTCCACAGAGTCCCGCCGGGCGCCTCCCGCACCAGCCTGGGTCTGGCCTCGAACGCCGCGACCGCGCCCGAGTCGGCGCCGTCGCCGCAGGCGGCAGCAGCCAGGCTGGCCGCCAGCCACGCGACGCCGAACCGCTCGTTCACCGCCTTCCGCTCGCGGTCCGGCGCGCGTGCAGATCGGCGAGCCCGACCAGCGCCCAGTGCAGGGACCGAAGCTCCAGGGGGTCGCGCGGCACCGGAGCCGCGAAGCGGGTCGCTCCGCCCGCGTCCTTGACGACCAGGAAGGGCGTACGCCCGAAGCCGAGGTCGCGAAACTCCCGGAGCGTCCTGGCGGAGGCGAGCGTCAGCGGAGAGAACTTGCCGCCCAGCGCGCGCGCCGCGGCCGCGGTGTCGGCCGCTTCTCCGATGAAGACGAGCGAGGCCACGCTCATGCTGCCGGCGACCGTGGGGTGATCCAGGATGTCCAGAAAGGCCAGCGCCGACGCGCAGTCGGCGAGCTGGAAGGCGACGTGCACCGCCAGCGCTCCGGCCTCGGAAGCCGGCGCAAGGCCGGCGGCGTCTCCCGTGACCTCGGGCGTCAGGATCGCCGTCAAGGCGATCACGCCGAGCGTAGAGGCGAGCGCCAGCGCAGCCCCGCGGCCGGTAGGTTCCGGCCGAAGGACGGCTGATTCCGGGCGGTGGGATGGGCGCATGCGTGTTGGTTCAGTGTCTGCGTGGCGGCCCCCGGCCGCGACGCGGTCGGGTCAGTTGTCTTCCGTCGGCTCCTCCGGCGTCTCCTCGCCGGGGGGCAACGCCGGGTCGTCTCCGGATCCTTGGGTTTCCTCGATCGTCTCCCAGTAGTAGTCCCGCTGCGTCCAGCTCGCGCACGTGCGGCTGATCCTCAGCGGCCACGCGAGCTCCCAGGACCAGGAGGTGCAGGTAAATTCACTCATGCACAGCGGCCCCGCGCCGCCGGCGCACTCTCCCGTCGCGGCGAACGTGGGACTGCCGGCGCCCTCCAGGGCGCTCCCCATCACCGCCAGGGCCGCCGCGGCGGCCACGGTCATCACCAGTTTCTTCATGCCGTCCTCCTCTCCGACCACCCACGCCACCCGGAACGCAGCCCGCCGTCGCGCTCCCTCTACGCTCGGGAATCAGAGTGGAAGCGGAGCCCGCGCGGGGACATGGCTGGATGGGACACCGGGCGACCGGAGAGACTCTCTTCGCCGGGTGATGACCGGGCCGATTGCAACCGAGCCGGATCTGGTCGGCGTCCAACCGGAAACGATCGGGGGAGTTCGACGGATTCCTGCATCGGGACCGCGGTTCCCCTCAGACACCCGCAGCAAGGGCTGGACATGCGCACATATGCCCGTGGCGCCGGCGGCGTCCTCTCCCGAATCACCTTGACGATCGCCCTGGGCGGCCTCCTTTCGGCCTGCGGTTTCGACGCCGGGAGCGACGTCGGGGCGACCGTGCAGACGGTGGCGCTGGCGTCGCCAACCCTCCGCCCGAGACCCGCCGCGCTCCCTCTCCAGGAGCGAGTGAGCGACTCGCCCGGGCTCGCGCGCGAGCTCTCCGGCGCGTTCCGTGACGCCGCCAACGAGGTTCTCCCCGCGGTGGTGCGGGTGGAGGCCCAGCAGGCCGGGCGCGGCGGCCGCGCCGGCGGCATCGCGCGCGGCTCGGGCTTCGTGCTGGATGAAGCCGGCCACGTGATCACCAACAATCACGTAGTCGCGCGCGCCACGCGGGTGCTCGTTCGCTTCGTGAATGGGCGCTCCTACGAGGCC
This portion of the Gemmatimonadota bacterium genome encodes:
- a CDS encoding YifB family Mg chelatase-like AAA ATPase yields the protein MLARLTSAAVAGVEAYPVAVEVHLAAGLPGMSVVGLPHSAVREGRERVVAAVRNSGFEAPPRKVTVNLAPADVPKEGSALDLPIAVGLLVASGQVPAPALDHCFAGELGLDGALRPVRGAVAAAVCCAREGLKTLILPERAAQEAAVVPGVRVLSATDLRGVVAHLQGRRALPVAAPPPAPRPARRADLADVRAQELAKRALEIAAAGGHNLLLVGPPGAGKSMLAVRLPPILPDLAPDEALDVARIHSAAGSPRLGLDRRPPFRSPHHSISDAGLVGGGSGPRPGEISLAHHGVLFLDELPEFRRAALEALRQPLEAGVVHVVRVRASAAFPARVQLVAAMNPCPCGYLGDGRDRCLCAESDLRRYRARISGPLLDRIDLRVEVPLLDADQLREQPSATSARDASSEKTVRRSTASVAERVAGARARQTRRQGRALNAALDPRALARHCALGDESWRVISAAMNRLALSPRAYHRILRVARTIADLAGAGGIARAHVAEALQYRGAGVALS